A window from Culex pipiens pallens isolate TS chromosome 3, TS_CPP_V2, whole genome shotgun sequence encodes these proteins:
- the LOC120421914 gene encoding pseudouridylate synthase 7 homolog, whose product MGRNNFQHRGGRGGGGGRGGGHRNNPFKNRGGGGGGGGRGRGGHQNRPPFNRNKQAGGKDRNRRDGAVLSELKEEQVFVTEYVTPGEGFRGILKSRFSDFHVNEIDCEGNEAVLTELKLPEQPKEDTSNSEQELVALITQETLDQIRKVAESKVKCSDVVEIDVTEMSKEDRGKIHNGAKGLFGSAIIGSTVTKDDRKFVTFTQFDKKKVRDRREKWLWPEEFTHFMLYKENIDTIQATTMLTENLRCSPSAFAYAGTKDRRAKTTQWVSIRHGDPVRIASAAAKLRNIKIGNFCFKPAQLKLGQLRGNRFRIVLRQVTASEDVLRSSLESFREKGFINYFGLQRFGNCASIPTYKVGIEILKSEWKEACDLILKPREGDVWFMQQVREIWQKTGDAQAAFEKFFYSNKSIEKTILKWLASHENDFRGALEHLPRNMRLLYSHSYQSVIWNRVASRRIRDLGYRLVPGDLVFVDKSAEHVDLEPVLDVEAALEQNETVQQEDKEETDQSEQSPELSHFKSLVKPLTEADIESGSYTIFDIVLPLPGHDIAYPANECATWYEELLAADGLSSEKLKQKTKMHSLTGAYRKVFIKPENLDWKLVLYENPNGALILSDLEKLNNVPEPTQPENAPHKALLLDFRLPSSAYATMALREILKVDTSALYQRSLRQQETKSEESAPTEEAEAPKEEDEPVVSDGDEKPEENHEAESPEGNGDDEEPAEKRAKLD is encoded by the exons ATGGGCCGTAACAACTTTCAGCATCGCGGTGGCCGTGGTGGTGGAGGCGGCCGCGGCGGAGGTCATCGGAACAATCCGTTTAAAAATCgtggcggtggcggcggcggaggAGGACGAGGTAGAGGTGGTCATCAGAACCGGCCACCGTTCAACCGGAACAAGCAAGCGGGTGGCAAGGACCGGAATCGACGCGACGGGGCGGTGCTGTCCGAGCTGAAGGAGGAACAGGTGTTTGTGACGGAGTACGTAACGCCGGGGGAAGGATTCCGGGGGATTTTGAAGTCGAG GTTTTCCGACTTTCATGTGAACGAGATTGATTGCGAAGGAAACGAGGCTGTGTTGACGGAGTTGAAATTGCCGGAACAGCCCAAGGAGGACACGAGCAATAGCGAACAGGAGCTGGTGGCGTTGATCACGCAGGAGACATTGGATCAGATTCGGAAGGTTGCGGAATCGAAGGTCAAATGCAGCGATGTTGTTGAAATCGATGTCACCGAAATGTCCAAGGAAGACCGTGGAAAGATTCACAACGGTGCCAAGGGATTGTTTGGCAGTGCCATTATTGGATCGACCGTGACGAAGGACGACCGGAAGTTTGTCACTTTCACGCAGTTTGACAAGAAGAAAGTTCGCGATCGGCGCGAAAAGTGGCTGTGGCCGGAGGAGTTTACGCATTTCATGCTGTACAAAGAGAATATCGACACGATTCAGGCGACGACGATGTTAACGGAGAACCTGCGATGCTCGCCGTCGGCGTTTGCGTACGCCGGAACGAAGGATCGACGGGCCAAGACGACGCAGTGGGTCAGCATACGGCACGGCGATCCGGTTCGGATTGCATCCGCCGCGGCCAAGCTCAGAAACATCAAGATCGGAAACTTTTGCTTCAAACCAGCGCAGCTCAAGTTGGGCCAGCTGCGTGGCAACCGGTTCCGGATCGTGCTCCGCCAGGTCACGGCCAGTGAAGACGTGCTGCGAAGCTCGCTGGAGAGTTTCCGCGAGAAGGGTTTCATCAACTACTTCGGCCTGCAGCGGTTCGGTAACTGTGCGTCCATTCCGACGTACAAAGTCGGCATCGAAATCTTGAAGAGCGAGTGGAAAGAAGCTTGCGACTTGATCCTGAAACCGCGGGAGGGCGACGTGTGGTTCATGCAGCAGGTTCGCGAGATTTGGCAAAAGACTGGCGATGCGCAGGCTGCGTTCGAAAAGTTCTTTTACAGCAACAAGAGCATCGAGAAGACGATTCTGAAGTGGCTTGCATCGCATGAAAACGATTTTCGAGGCGCCCTCGAACATCTGCCTCGTAACATGCGGCTGCTGTACAGCCACTCGTACCAAAGCGTGATCTGGAACAGAGTCGCTTCCAGACGAATAAGAGACCTCGGCTATCGTCTCGTCCCGGGAGATCTCGTCTTCGTGGACAAATCTGCGGAACATGTCGATCTGGAACCCGTTCTTGACGTGGAAGCCGCCTTAGAGCAGAACGAAACCGTCCAGCAGGAAGACAAAGAAGAAACCGACCAGTCGGAACAATCCCCCGAACTCTCGCACTTCAAAAGCCTCGTGAAACCGCTCACCGAGGCCGACATCGAATCCGGCTCGTACACCATCTTCGACATCGTCCTGCCCCTGCCCGGCCATGACATCGCCTATCCGGCAAACGAGTGCGCCACCTGGTACGAGGAACTCCTCGCCGCCGATGGTCTGTCCTCGGAGAAGCTCAAGCAAAAGACCAAAATGCACTCGCTGACCGGAGCCTACCGGAAGGTCTTCATCAAACCGGAAAATCTCGACTGGAAGCTAGTCCTGTACGAAAACCCCAACGGCGCGCTCATTCTGTCAGACCTGGAAAAGCTAAACAACGTGCCGGAACCTACGCAGCCGGAAAACGCCCCCCACAAGGCGCTCCTGTTGGACTTCCGGCTCCCGAGCTCGGCGTACGCGACGATGGCTCTGCGGGAGATCCTCAAGGTGGACACGTCCGCGCTGTACCAGCGATCGCTCAGGCAGCAGGAGACCAAATCGGAGGAAAGCGCGCCAACGGAAGAAGCGGAAGCACCCAAAGAAGAGGACGAACCAGTTGTCTCAGACGGCGACGAGAAACCTGAGGAAAACCACGAGGCAGAATCTCCGGAAGGCAACGGAGACGATGAAGAACCGGCGGAGAAGCGGGCCAAGCTCGACTGA